A window of the Streptomyces sp. JB150 genome harbors these coding sequences:
- a CDS encoding NAD(P)/FAD-dependent oxidoreductase — MPDPTAPAHNASAHDASADDAATPEAPPAPDRRPVYVIGGGPGGLAAAYALRARGIEAVVLEKADHVGASWRRHYDRLRLHTTRRLSSLPGLPMPRRFGRWVSRDNVVRYLEKYAEHHRLDVVTGVEVSRIERSPDGTGWLLHATGGRQLTGAAVVVATGHNHTPRVPDWPGLAGYTGDFRHARDYRDPAPYAGRDVLVVGVGNTGAEIAVDLVEGGAARVRLAVRTAPHIVRRSTAGWAAQYNGILIRRLPVRLVDALARPLARLSVPDLSAYGLPRPATGLYSRARAGAIPVQDVGLIDAVRRGRVEIVAAVESFDGDEVVLADGDRIGPDAVIAATGYVRALEGLVGHLGVLDARGRPVVHGARTPRQAPGLFFTGFTNPLSGMLRELAIDAERIAKAVARGFGERAARLPR, encoded by the coding sequence ATGCCCGACCCCACCGCCCCCGCGCACAACGCCTCCGCGCACGACGCCTCGGCAGACGACGCCGCCACACCCGAGGCCCCGCCCGCCCCCGACCGCCGCCCGGTGTACGTCATCGGCGGCGGCCCCGGGGGCCTCGCCGCCGCGTACGCGCTGCGCGCGCGGGGCATCGAGGCCGTGGTCCTGGAGAAGGCCGACCACGTCGGCGCCTCCTGGCGGCGCCACTACGACCGGCTCCGGCTGCACACCACCCGCCGGCTGTCCAGCCTGCCGGGCCTGCCGATGCCGCGCCGCTTCGGCCGCTGGGTCTCCCGCGACAACGTGGTGCGGTATCTGGAGAAGTACGCCGAACACCACCGGCTGGACGTCGTCACCGGCGTGGAGGTGTCCCGGATCGAGCGCTCCCCGGACGGCACCGGCTGGCTGCTGCACGCCACCGGCGGACGGCAGCTGACCGGCGCCGCGGTCGTCGTCGCCACCGGCCACAACCACACCCCGCGCGTCCCGGACTGGCCGGGTCTCGCCGGCTACACGGGCGACTTCCGCCACGCCCGCGACTACCGCGACCCCGCGCCCTACGCCGGCCGTGACGTCCTCGTCGTCGGCGTCGGCAACACCGGCGCCGAGATCGCCGTCGATCTGGTGGAGGGCGGGGCCGCGCGGGTACGGCTGGCCGTGCGCACCGCCCCGCACATCGTGCGCCGCTCCACCGCCGGCTGGGCCGCCCAGTACAACGGCATCCTCATCCGCCGCCTCCCGGTCCGCCTGGTCGACGCGCTGGCCCGCCCGCTGGCCCGGCTCAGCGTGCCCGACCTGTCGGCGTACGGCCTGCCCCGCCCGGCCACCGGCCTGTACAGCCGGGCCCGCGCGGGCGCGATCCCGGTGCAGGACGTCGGGCTGATCGACGCGGTCCGCCGGGGCCGGGTCGAGATCGTCGCCGCGGTGGAGTCCTTCGACGGCGACGAGGTCGTCCTCGCCGACGGCGACCGCATCGGGCCGGACGCGGTGATCGCGGCCACCGGGTACGTGCGCGCGCTGGAGGGTCTGGTCGGGCATCTCGGGGTGCTCGACGCGCGCGGCAGACCGGTCGTCCACGGCGCGCGGACGCCGCGCCAGGCGCCGGGGCTGTTCTTCACCGGGTTCACCAATCCCCTCAGCGGCATGCTGCGGGAGCTGGCGATCGACGCGGAGAGGATCGCGAAGGCGGTCGCCCGGGGCTTCGGCGAGCGGGCGGCACGCCTGCCCCGGTGA
- a CDS encoding DUF397 domain-containing protein, which yields MTALEWVKSSYSSNDGPDCVEVAIAPARTSVHVRDSKDTSGPQLALTPEAWGAFLSGVRE from the coding sequence ATGACCGCCCTTGAGTGGGTCAAGAGCAGCTACAGCAGCAACGACGGCCCCGACTGCGTCGAGGTCGCCATAGCCCCCGCCCGCACCTCCGTCCACGTACGCGACTCCAAGGACACCTCCGGCCCCCAGCTCGCCCTCACCCCGGAGGCCTGGGGCGCCTTCCTGTCCGGCGTCCGCGAGTGA
- a CDS encoding helix-turn-helix transcriptional regulator, translated as MEDEEAEAVLRMVGRQIKAWREQAGLKQAELAAAIGYGEEMVSSVERARRIPRPEFLDKADEVLGAGGKLAAFKEDVERARYPKKVRDLAKLEGEAVELGAYDNQQIHGLLKTPEYAHALYAMRRPAYTEDEIERHVAARMARKTVFERVPRPQLSFVQEEVTLRRPIGGRMVLRRQLEHLLEISKLRHVSVQVMPTDCEDHAGMAGPLRLLKLQTGKTLGHWEAQLYSRVISDPKEAQILEIRYGMIRAQALTPQESLAFIEKVLEWET; from the coding sequence GTGGAGGACGAGGAGGCCGAGGCCGTACTCAGGATGGTCGGCCGGCAGATCAAGGCGTGGCGGGAACAGGCGGGCCTGAAGCAGGCGGAGTTGGCTGCGGCGATCGGGTACGGCGAGGAGATGGTCTCCTCGGTGGAGCGCGCGCGGCGGATCCCGCGGCCCGAGTTCCTGGACAAGGCGGACGAGGTGCTGGGGGCGGGCGGAAAGCTGGCCGCGTTCAAGGAGGACGTGGAGCGGGCTCGGTACCCGAAGAAGGTCCGGGATCTGGCGAAGTTGGAGGGGGAGGCGGTCGAACTCGGAGCGTACGACAACCAGCAGATTCACGGCCTCTTGAAGACTCCGGAGTACGCGCACGCGCTCTACGCGATGCGGCGCCCCGCATACACGGAGGACGAGATCGAGCGACACGTCGCCGCGCGCATGGCACGTAAGACCGTGTTCGAGCGCGTCCCCCGTCCTCAACTCAGTTTCGTCCAGGAAGAGGTGACTCTGAGGCGGCCCATCGGGGGCAGAATGGTGCTGCGCCGACAGCTCGAACACCTGTTGGAGATCAGCAAGTTGCGGCATGTCTCGGTCCAGGTGATGCCCACCGATTGCGAGGACCACGCGGGCATGGCGGGACCCTTGCGGCTGCTGAAGCTCCAGACCGGCAAGACGCTCGGGCACTGGGAAGCTCAGCTGTACAGCCGAGTGATCAGCGACCCGAAAGAGGCCCAGATCCTGGAGATCCGCTATGGCATGATCCGGGCGCAGGCGCTCACGCCCCAAGAGTCGCTGGCATTCATCGAGAAAGTACTGGAGTGGGAGACATGA